From a single Nostoc sp. MS1 genomic region:
- a CDS encoding flavin-dependent dehydrogenase has protein sequence MKEILYLEVPITDIASVRSWLQTEFDPGNWEKILTPDGCRLKISSKYTVNGAKITENLPKEFSIFVWSVQRTTYLKVFRWAEQPLPQEKEVLQNLTRQIRQRFPHHYPEPPAIDLSQQSIFAALAPYYPLTVKYFQKMPNGEYDLNRAYWWEQRWREGVRNPQQPRQVIFSQGVRVEGVGGVGEERKHTSPSSSSSPSSSSSPTYDLIYIGGALGSIHAAVMAKLGYKVLLVERLPFGRMNREWNISRDELQSLLNLGLVTAAELETVIVREYKDGFNKFFDGNNPEKLRSPVLHTPTVLNIALDSEKWLQMCGQKLLSAGGEIWDETEFIRADVDDTQVVVTVKHLPTQQEKQVNGRLLVDAMGTASPIAWQLNGGRAFDSVCPTVGAVVDGGFEPGVWDSQYGDVLYSHGDISRGRQLIWELFPGAGEELTIYLFHYHEVNAQNPGSLLEMYEDFFTILPEYRRCDMDKLVWKKPTFGYIPGHFSVSSSDRTIAFDRLIAIGDAASLQSPLVFTGFGSLVRNLERLTTLLDVALKHDLLKFSHLNLIRAYQSNVSITWLFSKGMMVPTGKFIPPQRINSMLNTFFGLLADEPPEVADNFIKDRCDWFTFNRLALKAARKNPALVWWIWELAGSRDLVRWVGNYLNFGRHALVNVLLSAWFPRLLIQIKPWLETHNPALWLRLLAINYAITTGRPRSRQQYAELNSQAVIHNPEGARG, from the coding sequence ATGAAAGAAATTCTGTATTTAGAAGTGCCAATTACGGATATCGCTTCTGTACGCAGTTGGCTGCAAACAGAGTTTGATCCAGGAAATTGGGAAAAAATACTTACCCCCGATGGCTGTCGCCTGAAAATATCTAGTAAATATACAGTAAATGGGGCAAAAATTACCGAAAATCTACCGAAAGAATTTTCTATATTTGTGTGGTCAGTCCAAAGAACTACTTATTTAAAGGTTTTTCGTTGGGCAGAACAGCCATTACCACAAGAGAAGGAAGTATTACAAAACTTAACTAGACAAATTCGTCAGCGTTTTCCACATCACTACCCAGAACCGCCAGCTATTGATTTATCCCAGCAATCAATTTTTGCCGCCCTAGCTCCCTATTACCCTTTAACAGTTAAATATTTCCAAAAAATGCCTAATGGGGAATATGACCTCAACCGTGCCTACTGGTGGGAACAGCGATGGCGTGAGGGAGTACGAAATCCGCAACAGCCGCGTCAAGTAATATTTTCGCAAGGTGTAAGAGTGGAAGGGGTAGGGGGAGTAGGGGAAGAGAGAAAACACACCTCTCCCTCATCCTCCTCATCTCCCTCATCCTCCTCATCTCCCACCTATGACCTGATATACATCGGCGGCGCATTGGGGTCAATTCATGCGGCGGTGATGGCAAAGTTGGGGTATAAAGTGCTGCTGGTGGAGCGGTTGCCTTTTGGGCGGATGAACCGGGAATGGAATATTTCGCGGGATGAATTGCAAAGTTTGCTGAACTTGGGTTTGGTGACAGCAGCCGAGTTAGAAACGGTAATTGTCCGGGAATATAAGGACGGTTTTAATAAGTTTTTTGATGGGAATAACCCAGAGAAATTGCGATCGCCTGTTTTACATACGCCAACGGTGTTAAATATAGCTTTAGACTCAGAGAAATGGCTACAAATGTGTGGGCAGAAACTTCTGAGTGCTGGCGGGGAAATTTGGGATGAGACGGAATTTATTCGTGCCGATGTTGATGATACACAAGTTGTTGTTACTGTCAAGCATTTACCCACGCAACAGGAAAAACAAGTCAATGGACGGCTGTTAGTAGATGCGATGGGAACAGCCTCTCCTATTGCATGGCAATTAAATGGTGGTCGTGCTTTTGATAGTGTGTGTCCCACAGTGGGGGCAGTGGTAGACGGAGGTTTTGAGCCGGGAGTGTGGGATTCTCAATATGGAGATGTTCTATATAGTCATGGTGATATCTCGCGTGGGAGGCAGTTAATTTGGGAATTATTTCCTGGGGCGGGTGAAGAACTGACAATTTATTTGTTTCACTACCACGAAGTCAACGCCCAAAACCCAGGTTCCTTGTTAGAGATGTACGAAGACTTTTTCACAATTTTGCCAGAATATCGCCGTTGCGATATGGACAAGCTGGTGTGGAAAAAGCCAACCTTTGGGTATATTCCAGGGCATTTTAGTGTTAGTAGTAGCGATCGCACCATAGCTTTTGATAGATTAATTGCGATCGGTGATGCTGCATCACTACAATCACCCCTTGTATTTACTGGTTTCGGTTCCTTGGTGCGTAACTTAGAACGGCTAACAACCTTATTAGATGTAGCCCTTAAACATGATTTATTAAAGTTCAGTCACTTGAATTTAATTCGAGCCTATCAAAGCAATGTATCGATAACTTGGCTATTTTCTAAAGGAATGATGGTTCCCACAGGGAAATTTATCCCTCCCCAACGCATTAACTCAATGTTGAATACATTTTTTGGGTTACTTGCAGATGAACCTCCCGAAGTTGCCGATAATTTCATTAAAGATAGGTGTGACTGGTTCACCTTTAACCGCCTAGCACTTAAAGCCGCGAGGAAAAATCCTGCATTAGTGTGGTGGATTTGGGAACTAGCTGGTTCCAGAGATTTGGTAAGGTGGGTAGGCAATTATCTTAACTTCGGTCGTCACGCCTTAGTTAATGTTTTACTGAGTGCATGGTTTCCACGCTTACTAATACAAATAAAACCTTGGCTAGAAACACACAACCCCGCCTTATGGTTACGGTTATTAGCTATTAACTACGCTATCACCACAGGCAGACCGCGATCGCGCCAGCAGTATGCCGAACTTAATTCCCAAGCAGTAATTCATAACCCAGAAGGGGCAAGGGGGTAG